One Panicum virgatum strain AP13 chromosome 3N, P.virgatum_v5, whole genome shotgun sequence DNA segment encodes these proteins:
- the LOC120666062 gene encoding 15-cis-zeta-carotene isomerase, chloroplastic-like has translation MASHLRLHLAAPPPLLLPHRHPHLRRVHLPRPPGGPARAPLLPLPRPLLLSRARPARAVGGGAEGEGEVAGGGGPGLVGEDSAAFRLGDQSVASWAYFAVILAAVLWALNVLWIDPDTGVGTRFLDAVASVSDSHEVVMLLLTIIFGVVHSGMATLRETGEKIIGERAFRVLFAGISLPLAVTTIVYFINHRYDGIQLWQVQGISGIHELVWLSSFISFFFLYPSTFNLLEVAAVDKPKLHMWETGIMRITRHPQMVGQVIWCLAHTLWVGNSVAVAASVGLIGHHLFGAWNGDRRLASRYGEAFDVLKKRTSIVPFAAIVDGRQKLPKDYYKEFFRLPYIAITALTLGAYFAHPLMQGIATNFPGSSI, from the exons ccccaccgccATCCCCACCTCCGCCGTGTccacctcccgcggccgccCGGCGGCCCCGCCcgggcgccgctcctccctctcccccgccccctcctcctctcccgcgCCCGTCCCGCCCGGGCCGtcgggggcggcgcggagggggaaggggaggttgccggcggcggggggcccGGGCTCGTGGGGGAGGACTCCGCCGCGTTCCGGCTCGGGGACCAGAGCGTGGCGTCGTGGGCCTACTTCGCGGTGATACTCGCCGCAGTGCTCTGGGCGCTCAACGTGCTGTGGATTGACCCCGACACCGGGGTCGGGACTAGGTTCCTCGACGCCGTCGCCTCCGTCTCCGACAGCCACGAG GTTGTTATGTTGCTCCTTACCATCATTTTTGGTGTAGTCCATAGTGGTATGGCAACCCTACGGGAAACTGGGGAAAAAATAATAGGGGAGCGTGCTTTCCGCGTGCTGTTTGCCGGAATCTCACTGCCTTTAGCAGTTACTACTATT GTATACTTCATAAATCATCGCTATGACGGTATTCAATTGTGGCAAGTTCAGGGCATCAGTGGCATCCATGAACTTGTTTGGCTCTCATCATtcatctctttcttctttctttatcCATCTACTTTCAATCTATTGGAAGTGGCAGCTGTGGACAAGCCCAAATTGCATATGTGGGAAACTGGAATAATGCGTATCACCAGACATCCACAG ATGGTTGGCCAGGTAATTTGGTGCCTTGCTCACACACTATGGGTTGGCAACTCGGTTGCTGTCGCTGCCTCTGTTGGACTGATTGGCCACCACCTGTTCGGTGCTTGGAATGGTGATAGGAGGTTGGCGTCACGCTATGGTGAAGCATTTGATGTCCTAAAGAAGAGAACAAGTATTGTTCCTTTTGCTGCAATTGTCGATGGACGACAGAAGCTACCCAAAGATTATTACAAAGAGTTCTTCCGGTTACCTTATATTGCAATCACAGCTTTAACCTTGGGTGCATACTTCGCTCATCCCTTGATGCAGGGGATAGCTACCAACTTCCCTGGTAGTAGTATATGA